Sequence from the Priestia megaterium genome:
TGTAAATTTAATTCAAGAAGACAAAAAAGAGACGGCGAAAACGACGAAAGAATCTAACATTGGGTTACTGTCTCTTAAGAATTCAAAGGCCGTGATTGGTGTATTTGTTACAACTTTTTTACTGCAGCTTGCGGTTATGGCTATTCAGCCAATCGTTACACTGTATGTAAAACAACTGTCTACTCATACCGATCACCTTGCCCTTATTTCAGGCTTTGTCGTGGCGGCAACAGGAATTTCAAATATTTTAGCTGCATCAAGACTTGGCAAAGTCAGCGATCGCGTGGGTCCTCAAAATGTGCTTCAAATATGCTTGCTTATCGTAGCGGTTATTTGCGGCTTGCAGGCCTTTGTGCATAGTACTTGGCAGCTATTCTTACTTCGTTTTTTACTCGGTTTTGCAATGGGAGGATTATTACCTTCTATTAATTCTTATTTAAAGAAAATTGTACCGGACTCTATTACAGGTAAAATGTTTGGCTATAATCAAACAGCGCAATACTTTGGGAATTTAGCCGGTCCAGTCATTGGCGGACAAATTGCCGGAGCTAAAGGAATTCCTTACGTATTCTTAACAACCAGTGTTCTTCTACTATTGAATGCTGGGTGGGTGTATTATCAGCGCCATCACGGACAACAGCTAGACGGTAAAGCCGCATAAAAAAAACTTCCGTTAAAACGGAAGGTTTTTTTATTACCACAAGGGTTCTTCTTCGCTGCTTACTTCATAAGAAAGTGGCATCATAATAACCGCTGCTATGAAGAAAATAAGCTCCGCGACAACAATGGACGGAAAGGAAAAGTCAAATAGTGAGAGAATAAGCCAAATAATAAGGGGTGCAAATGAGTAGATTGATAATCGCTTTTGGGATTTTGCAGAGATATACTGTTGTTTGTCACAGTGTGGGCATTCTAAAACGTTTCTAAATGTTAACAGTTGTTTAAAGGTTGTCCTCCAGTTCCATTTATGATTACAATTTTGACAGGTGGCCATGGGCATCACGCTCCTAAAAAGATTTATGTACATATAAAGTATACGTACAAGTTGGTAAAGAGTTTCATTTTTATGATTAAAAACGTTTTTACTATTATAACATAAAACAAAATAAAAGGCTTTTTACAGGAAAAAGCCTTTTACTTCAATGTTTATTTAGATACAGCTTCATTCGTTTGAGAAGTTGTTTTTACTTTTATAACCATAATAACAAAAGCTAGCAATCCAAGAATCGCTGCTACGAGAAAAGGAGCTTGAGGCGCTACGGCATTGCCGATAACTCCTGATAATAAAGGAGCAAACGCTGCACCTAACCATCTTAAGAAATTATATCCTCCAGATGTAATTCCTCGTTCATAAGGAGATACTTCCATTACATGACTCGTAAATAATGCATTATTAAGTCCTGATACAAGACCTGCTGCCATGATTAAAACAATGCGCAACCATGTTGCATCAAAGGCAAATAAACAAATTAAAATAAGTGAAAAAACAATTAAGCTGACATGTAACACTTGTTTTGGCTGATATCTTTTTTCTAACTGATGTGCTAAAACCGCTGAGCCATAAGCTAAACATAATCCCCATCCAAAGAAAACAAAGCCAATTTGAAGAGCTCCGATCGATAGAATAAGCGGCGTATAAGCTAACACTGTAAAAAATCCGTAGTAATAAAGCATGCCTGATACAGCGCCTTGAGTAAATGGTTTTAATTTATAAAGTTTAACCATGTCTTTAAAACCTGCTGCTTTACGAGGCTTAGTGCTTGTAGGCTGTTTAACAATCGTTAATACTAAAATAAAGGCGATAAAAATTAAAGCACTTGTACCGAAAAACGGCAATCTCCAAGAAGCATTTCCTAACACGCCTCCTACAAGCGGTCCTCCGGCCATTCCCAAACCAATCGCAGCTTCATATAATCCTACTGCTTTTTTTACTTCACCTGA
This genomic interval carries:
- a CDS encoding multidrug efflux MFS transporter; this encodes MELWKRNLYICWFGSFCTTAGMSLVIPFLPLYIEKLGVHDTSSISRWAGIAFGATFLMAAIVSPLWGSLADKYGRKLMLLRASLGMAIVMTSIGFVQNVYQLVGLRFLMGAVSGFISAAITLVATQTPKEHSGKALGTLSTGAVSGSLLGPLVGGYLGDTIGLRHVFFVTGAFMFLSFLIVNLIQEDKKETAKTTKESNIGLLSLKNSKAVIGVFVTTFLLQLAVMAIQPIVTLYVKQLSTHTDHLALISGFVVAATGISNILAASRLGKVSDRVGPQNVLQICLLIVAVICGLQAFVHSTWQLFLLRFLLGFAMGGLLPSINSYLKKIVPDSITGKMFGYNQTAQYFGNLAGPVIGGQIAGAKGIPYVFLTTSVLLLLNAGWVYYQRHHGQQLDGKAA
- a CDS encoding TIGR04104 family putative zinc finger protein; protein product: MATCQNCNHKWNWRTTFKQLLTFRNVLECPHCDKQQYISAKSQKRLSIYSFAPLIIWLILSLFDFSFPSIVVAELIFFIAAVIMMPLSYEVSSEEEPLW
- a CDS encoding MFS transporter, with the translated sequence MEGQHSNNRLGQIITVVATFLAFMGIGVVDPILPEIAKQIGASHWQVEMLFTSYLLMMAIMMIPAGILASRVGDKRLMITGLIIVTIFAALCGFSNNIPQLSIFRAGWGLGNSFFFATAMTLLIALSGEVKKAVGLYEAAIGLGMAGGPLVGGVLGNASWRLPFFGTSALIFIAFILVLTIVKQPTSTKPRKAAGFKDMVKLYKLKPFTQGAVSGMLYYYGFFTVLAYTPLILSIGALQIGFVFFGWGLCLAYGSAVLAHQLEKRYQPKQVLHVSLIVFSLILICLFAFDATWLRIVLIMAAGLVSGLNNALFTSHVMEVSPYERGITSGGYNFLRWLGAAFAPLLSGVIGNAVAPQAPFLVAAILGLLAFVIMVIKVKTTSQTNEAVSK